One window of Halopseudomonas maritima genomic DNA carries:
- a CDS encoding OsmC domain/YcaO domain-containing protein: MEIKVNFLDNLRLEAKFDDFTVVADQPIRYKGDGSAPGPFDYFLASSALCAAYFVKLYCNTRNIPTDNIRLSQNNIVDPEDRYKQIFKIQVELPADISEKDRLGILRSIERCTVKKVVQTGPDFVIEEVENLDADAQSLLMPVQTEGEGTRILGKDLPLEQTIANMSGLLAGLGMKIEIASWRNIVPNVWSLHIRDAQSPLCFTNGKGATKEAALASALGEFIERLNCNFFYNDQFWGEDIANADFVHYPNERWFKIGRNDDLPVGLLDSYCLDIYNPEGELRGSHLIDTNSGNAERGICALPYVRQSNGKEVFFPSNLIENLFLSNGMSAGNTLAEAQVQCLSEIFERAVKREILEGELALPDVADAVLAKYPGIVAGIKGLEEQGFPVLVKDASLGGRFPVMCVTLMNPRTGGVFASFGAHPSLEVALERSLTELLQGRSFEGLNDLPQPTFESQAVTEPNNFVEHFIDSSGVVSWRFFSAKADYDFVEWDFSGQGADSNQQEADTLFGILKDLGKEAYMATYTDLGANACRILVPGYSEVYPVEDLIWDNTNKALDFRADILNLHSLTDEQLQALVERLEESELDDYTDIKTLIGIEFDDNTTWGQLTILELKLLIYLALEQLDEAKELVEAFLQFNDNTVERGLFYQALNVVLEVLLDETLALADFEPNFRRMFGNERMDAVVGSVQGDVRFYGLTKTNMQLDGLDRHLRLIDSYKKLHAARAKAASAARIDDVATKPLLQPSRPRSAWRKKS, encoded by the coding sequence ATGGAAATCAAGGTCAATTTTCTCGACAACCTCCGACTTGAAGCCAAGTTTGATGACTTCACGGTGGTGGCTGACCAGCCCATTCGCTACAAGGGTGATGGCTCGGCGCCGGGGCCGTTTGACTACTTTCTGGCGTCGTCTGCGCTGTGTGCGGCGTATTTCGTCAAGCTTTACTGCAACACCCGCAACATTCCGACCGACAACATTCGCCTGTCGCAAAACAACATTGTTGACCCGGAAGACCGCTACAAGCAGATCTTCAAGATTCAGGTCGAGTTGCCCGCCGACATTTCCGAGAAGGATCGCTTGGGCATCCTGCGCTCCATTGAGCGCTGCACGGTCAAAAAGGTAGTGCAGACCGGCCCGGACTTTGTCATCGAAGAGGTCGAGAACCTGGATGCCGATGCCCAGTCGCTGCTGATGCCGGTACAGACCGAGGGCGAGGGTACGCGGATTTTGGGCAAGGATTTGCCGCTGGAGCAGACCATCGCCAACATGTCGGGGCTGCTTGCGGGCCTGGGCATGAAGATCGAAATCGCCTCCTGGCGCAATATCGTGCCGAATGTTTGGTCGCTGCATATCCGCGATGCGCAGTCGCCGCTGTGCTTTACCAACGGCAAGGGCGCCACCAAAGAGGCAGCTCTGGCCTCGGCACTGGGCGAGTTTATCGAGCGGCTGAACTGTAACTTCTTTTATAACGACCAGTTCTGGGGCGAAGACATCGCCAATGCGGACTTTGTGCATTACCCCAACGAGCGCTGGTTCAAGATTGGGCGCAATGATGATCTGCCCGTCGGGCTGCTCGACAGCTACTGCCTGGATATCTACAACCCGGAAGGGGAGCTGCGCGGCTCGCACCTGATCGACACCAACTCCGGCAACGCCGAGCGCGGTATCTGCGCGCTGCCCTATGTGCGCCAGTCCAACGGCAAGGAAGTGTTCTTCCCCTCCAACCTGATCGAAAACCTGTTCCTCAGCAACGGCATGAGTGCGGGTAACACGCTGGCCGAGGCGCAGGTGCAGTGCCTGTCCGAGATTTTTGAGCGGGCGGTCAAACGCGAGATTCTGGAAGGCGAGTTGGCGCTGCCGGATGTGGCGGACGCGGTGCTGGCCAAGTATCCGGGCATCGTTGCCGGCATCAAGGGGTTGGAAGAGCAGGGCTTTCCGGTGCTGGTGAAGGACGCGTCACTTGGCGGCCGCTTTCCGGTCATGTGCGTAACCCTGATGAACCCGCGCACCGGCGGTGTGTTTGCCTCCTTTGGTGCGCACCCAAGCCTTGAAGTGGCGCTGGAGCGCAGCCTGACTGAACTGTTGCAAGGCCGCAGTTTTGAGGGGCTGAACGATTTGCCGCAGCCCACCTTTGAATCTCAGGCGGTGACCGAGCCGAACAACTTTGTTGAGCACTTTATCGATTCCAGCGGCGTGGTGTCCTGGCGCTTCTTCAGCGCCAAGGCCGACTACGACTTTGTCGAGTGGGACTTCTCCGGCCAAGGCGCGGATTCCAACCAGCAAGAAGCCGACACCCTGTTCGGCATCCTCAAAGACTTGGGCAAAGAAGCCTACATGGCAACCTACACCGACCTGGGCGCCAACGCCTGCCGCATTCTGGTGCCGGGTTATTCCGAGGTTTACCCGGTCGAGGATTTGATCTGGGATAACACCAACAAGGCGCTGGATTTCCGTGCCGACATTCTCAACCTGCACAGCCTGACTGATGAGCAGCTGCAGGCGCTGGTTGAGCGGCTGGAAGAAAGCGAGCTGGACGATTACACCGACATTAAGACGCTGATCGGCATCGAGTTTGACGACAACACCACCTGGGGCCAACTGACCATTCTGGAGCTCAAGCTGCTCATCTATCTGGCGCTGGAGCAGCTGGATGAGGCCAAGGAGCTGGTTGAGGCCTTCCTGCAGTTTAATGACAACACCGTGGAGCGCGGCCTGTTTTATCAGGCGCTCAATGTGGTGCTGGAAGTGCTGCTGGATGAGACGCTGGCGCTGGCCGATTTTGAGCCTAACTTCCGCCGGATGTTTGGCAATGAGCGCATGGACGCCGTTGTCGGTTCGGTGCAGGGCGACGTGCGTTTCTATGGCCTCACAAAGACCAACATGCAACTGGATGGGCTGGATCGCCACCTGCGCCTGATCGACAGCTACAAGAAGCTGCACGCCGCCCGGGCCAAGGCGGCCAGTGCAGCCCGTATCGACGACGTTGCAACCAAACCCCTCCTGCAACCCTCCCGCCCACGATCCGCCTGGCGCAAAAAATCGTAG
- a CDS encoding diguanylate cyclase domain-containing protein: MSAASEQVFGYRPEEMVGRSAFEFMHPNDQARIHKLIERINAGEAAPDHENRYIHKQGHIVHIMWSTRWFEAEQVRVGVARDISKRKQAEARQAAVYAISEAAHSDDALPQLYQRIHELTTQLLPADSFLVALYDAASDLLSYPYQVTRSSPPLTPGPLAACTPLDQVVQHNRPLLLTPDSARQHQATVQHWLGVPITADGTTLGALVAQNHSGTLRYSEQDQAFLLFVASQLATAIVRRRTQAHLAFLAQHDQLTQLANRGLFMDRLQGALQRAKRGALQLAVLYLDMDSFKQINDTYGHATGDQLLREVALRLRQCVRDSDTVSRLGGDEFAVLLDSITHPDDAALVASKIQSTLGQAYQWEGVELRSTPSIGIATYPAHGQSEQELLRQADQAMYQAKRSGGAGHAFAPGTELCKQS, encoded by the coding sequence GTGAGTGCAGCCAGCGAGCAGGTGTTTGGCTATCGCCCCGAGGAGATGGTCGGCCGCAGCGCCTTTGAGTTCATGCACCCGAATGACCAGGCCCGAATCCACAAGCTGATAGAACGTATCAACGCCGGTGAAGCCGCCCCCGACCACGAAAATCGCTACATCCACAAGCAGGGGCACATCGTCCATATCATGTGGTCGACCCGCTGGTTTGAGGCTGAGCAAGTCCGCGTTGGCGTGGCCCGTGACATTAGCAAGCGCAAACAGGCGGAAGCCCGACAGGCAGCGGTGTATGCCATCTCCGAGGCTGCACACAGCGACGACGCCCTGCCCCAGTTGTATCAACGCATACACGAGTTAACCACCCAACTGCTGCCAGCTGACAGTTTTCTGGTAGCCCTGTATGACGCAGCCAGCGATCTGCTCAGTTATCCCTATCAGGTCACCCGCTCTTCACCACCACTGACGCCGGGGCCGTTAGCCGCCTGCACGCCGCTTGATCAGGTTGTTCAGCACAACCGCCCATTGCTGCTCACCCCTGACTCAGCGCGGCAGCACCAGGCAACCGTGCAGCACTGGCTGGGCGTTCCTATCACCGCTGACGGCACTACCCTTGGCGCGCTGGTGGCACAAAACCACAGCGGCACGCTGCGCTACAGCGAGCAGGATCAAGCCTTTCTGCTATTCGTTGCCAGCCAGCTGGCAACCGCTATTGTGCGCAGACGCACCCAAGCCCATCTGGCGTTCCTGGCGCAACATGACCAACTGACCCAGCTGGCCAACCGCGGCTTGTTTATGGACCGCCTGCAAGGCGCGTTACAGCGAGCCAAGCGCGGTGCGCTGCAGCTTGCCGTGCTGTATCTGGACATGGATAGCTTCAAACAGATCAACGATACCTACGGCCACGCCACCGGCGACCAACTGCTACGCGAGGTCGCGTTACGCTTGCGTCAGTGCGTGCGCGACTCCGACACCGTCAGCCGCCTTGGCGGGGATGAGTTTGCCGTGTTGCTAGACAGCATCACCCACCCCGACGATGCCGCCCTGGTCGCCAGCAAAATCCAGAGTACGCTGGGCCAGGCCTACCAATGGGAGGGAGTTGAGCTGCGCAGCACCCCCAGTATCGGCATAGCCACCTACCCCGCCCACGGTCAGAGCGAACAGGAACTACTGCGGCAAGCTGACCAAGCCATGTATCAGGCCAAACGCAGTGGCGGCGCGGGACATGCCTTTGCTCCGGGCACCGAGCTATGCAAGCAGTCGTAA